TCGCGGCGATCCAGTCGGCAACCGCATCGACGGTCGAAACCAATGCCTCGATCCGATCGACGGTCAGCGAAGTGCAGGACAGCGCCAATCGCATTCGCGGCGCGATGGAAGTGCAGGCGCAGACCGTGACGGCAATCACCGCCGCGGTCGACGAAACCGCGCTCGCCGCCGATTCGATGTCCGCCACCATCGGCGTGATCCGCGAGGATACGCAGTCGGTCACGCTGGAGATCGACACGCTGCAACGCGACGTCACCGATGTCGACGAGCGGCTGCACAAGCTGCAGGACGCGGCCGAAAGCTTCTCGGTCTCGGTCGCCGCCTGAGCCCTTCGCATCGCAGAGGTTCTGCTTTTGCCGCCAAGCCGCTATGATTGGCCGCATGAGTATGCATATATTGCTGACCGGCAGCAGCCGCGGCATCGGCGCCGCGGTTGCCGGATCGTTCGCAGATACCGGCTGCCGCGTGGTCGGCCACGGCACGAACAGCGGCATCGCCGCCGATTTCACGCAGCCTGGCGCCGCCGTTTCGCTGTGGGAACGCGCGCTCGACAGCCTTGACGGGCGGATTGACGTGCTGATCAACAATGCCGGAATTTTCGAGCCGCTGCCGCTCGACAGCGAGCATGACGACTGGGTCGAAGGTTGGGAACGCACGATGCGAATCAACCTTACGGCTTCGGCCGAGCTGTGCCGGCTCGCCGTGCGCCACTGGCAGACGACGCAGCATCCGGGCCGCATCGTCAACATCGCCAGCCGCGCCGCCTATCGCGGCGACAGCCCCGCGCACTGGCATTATGCCGCGTCAAAGGCGGGCATGGTGGCGATGACCAAGACGATCGCGCGCGGCTATGGCCATGAGGGTATTCTCGCCTTCGCCATCTGCCCCGGCTTCACCATGACCGGCATGGCCGAGGACTATCTGGAAAGCCGCGGCGGCGAAAAACTGCTCGCCGATATCCCGCTGGGCCGAGTTGCCGAGCCCGACGAGATCGCCCGCATCGCCCGCTTCTGCGCGCTGGAGGCGCCGCCTTCGATGACCGGCGCGGTGATCGACGCCAACGGCGCCAGCTTCGTTCGATAGGGAGCGATCAATGAGCTGGAAAGTAACCCTTCCCTGCACCCGTGCCGAGGCGGAAGCGCTGCAGGTCGAGGATATCGCACTCGCCGACCTCGACCCCTTGCCGGTGCTGATGACCAGCGAGCGCGTGCCCGACGACGCCGAACAATGGCAGCTCGACGCCTATTTCGAGGAGGCGCCAGGCGCCGCGACGATCGACGCGCTCAAATCGCTGGTGCCGAGCAGCACCGATGCCCAGCCCGTGATCGAGGAAATCGTCGAGGAAGACTGGGTGACGATCAGCCAGGAGGGACTCGAGCCGGTCCATGCCGGGCGCTTCTATGTCCATACGGAAAGCAACAAGGGCGACGTGCCGGAAGGCGCGCATCCGATCCGCATCGAGGCGAGCCGCGCCTTCGGCACCGGGACGCACGAAACGACGAGTGGCTGCCTGATCGCGCTCGACGCATTGAAGCGGCGCGGCGCGCGGTTCGACAATCTGCTCGATCTGGGAACGGGCACCGGGCTGCTCGCCTTCGCCGCGCTGCATCTCTGGCCGCGCGCGCATGCGACGGCTTCGGACATCGATCCGGCATCGATCGAAGTGACGCGCGAAAATGCCGGGATCAACGGCGTGGCGATCGGCGGCGGCGCGGGCGAGCTGGCACTGGCCGTGGCTTCGGGGATGCAGCACCCGCTGCTCACGCAATCGGCGCCCTATGACCTGATCATCGCCAACATCCTTGCCGGGCCGCTGGTCGAGCTCGCGCCGAGCGTCGCCGACGCGCTTGCCGAGGGCGGGACGTTGCTCGTCGCCGGGCTGCTCGACCGCCATGTCGACATGGTCGCCCGCGCCTATCGCGCGCAGGGCCTGCGCCTCGCCCAGCGCATCCCGCGCGGCGACTGGCCGACGCTCCGCTTCGTCAAGCGCACCCGCTACGGCCCGGCGCGCACGCGGCGGCTGAGCCGGGGAAGCGGCGAGGCACCGGGCTTCGGGAGCTGGTGACCGAGCACGCCTTCCGTTTGCGCTGAGCCTGTCGAAGCGCCGTTCTGCCTCTTCCACGCAAGTCAGAAGAAGAACCGCACTTCGACAAGCTCAGTGCAAACGGCGTTTGAGATCGAGAGGGGTCACACCGCCTCACCCTCTGCCTTGCTCCGCGCATATTCCTGCGTGCCGTGGGTGATCACTTCGTCCTTCTCCAGGATCGCGGCGATCGGAATGTCGGGCAGTTCGCGGATCGAATCGTAGAGCGGCGCGAAATCGGTTTCGGTGGTCTGGCGCAGCAGGTCGTCGAAACTGTCGATGACGAAATAATTCTGCTGAAAGTCGTCGATCCGGTACTCGGTGCGCATCACCCGGCGCAAGTCGAAGCCGATCCGGTTGGGGCTGTCGCTTTCGAGCGCGAATCGGCTTTCCGCCGAGCTCGACACGATGCCCGAGCCATAGATGCGCAGCCCTTCCTCGTCGCGCACCAGCCCGAATTCCACCGTATACCAGTAAAGCCGCCCGAGCTGCTTGAGCATGCCGAGATCGAGCGCGCGCAGGCCGCCGCGGCCATAGGCCTCCAGATAATCGGCGAAGCGCGGATCGGCGAGCATCGGGACATGGCCGAACACGTCGTGAAACACGTCCGGCTCCTGGATGTAGTCGAGCTGGTCGGGGCGGCGGATGAAATTGCCCGCGACGAAGCGGCGATTGGCCATATGCTCGAAGAATACGTCATCGGGCACCAGCCCCGGCACCGCGACAACCTGCCAGCCGGTGAGCTTCATCAGCCGTTCGGATAATTCCTCGAAATTCGGAATGCCGCGTTCGGAAAGGCGCAGCGCTTCCAACCCGTTCATATAGGCCTGCGCCGCGCGGCCGGGCAGCAGCTTCATCTGACGTTCGAGCAGCGTGTCCCAGACGCCGTGATCTTCCTGTGTATAGCCGTCCCAGTTTTGCGGGATCGTCCAATCTGCCGCCGCACCCTCGGGCGGGCGGTCCAAAACATGCGTTTCCTGGATCATGGAAATCCCATAGCATATTGTCGTGATGGCGGGAATTGGCAGCAACGGAATCGCGACCCGGGCCTGGCGGGCCCTACTCTGGCTGGTGCTTGGAATCGCGGCGCTTTTCGCGCTGTGGAACGCGGCGGCGCTCGCCGGGACGCTGATCCCGGTCAATGCCGCACGCGAAACGCCCGAAAGCGGCATCCGTGTCTTCGTCGAGGACAATGGTGTCCATACCGGCATCGTCATTCCGGCGCAGGCCGTCGGCATCGGCTGGCGCGACCTGGTGCGCCCCGGCGACCTGCGCGATCCGCGCCATGCCGCGCATGGCTGGCTGGCGATCGGGTGGGGCGACCGCAATTTCTACATGGAAACGCCGACCTGGTGGGACGTGCGCCCGGGCCGTACGCTCGCGGCGATGGCGGGGATGGGCGAGACGGTGCTGCATGTCGAACATGTGCCCGAACCATCGACCGGCCCCAACCGCCGCGCGCTGATCCTGACGCCGGCGGAATATGCCCGACTGACCGACTTCATCCGCGCCAGCTTTGCCGATCTGCCCGAAAGCTGGCCCGGCTATGGCCAGCATGACGCCTTTTATGCCGCGCAGGGCAGCTACAATCTGCTGCGCACGTGCAATAACTGGACAGGCGAAGCGTTGCGCGAAGCGGGGGTTCCGATCGGCGCATGGACACCGCTCTCGGCATCGGTGATGTTCTGGATGCCGCAACCGGATGCCAGTTCGCCATGACCAAGCACGCGCCCCCGCCCCGTCACCTGTTCCTTTCGGAACTGCCGCGCGCCGCGGTGACGCTGGGCTCGCTCGCGCTTTCGCAGGAAAGGCTGCGCGCCGCGCCGCGCGGCGATGGTCGCCCGGTGCTGGTACTGCCGGGGCTGGGCAATACCGACAAGACCACGGCGGTACTGCGCCGCTGGCTCAACCGGCTGGGCTATCGCGCCTATGGCTGGGAACTGGGCCGCAATCGCGGCGCCAGGACGATCGGCGAGGACGCGCTGCTGCTCGAAAAGCGGCTCGAGGCGCTGTTCGGCGAAACCGGCGAGCCGGTGACGCTGATCGGCATTTCGCTGGGCGGGATCATGGCGCGGCTGATGGCGCATCGCCGTACCGAACTGGTGCGCGAAGTGATCACCGTCAGCTCGCCCTTCGCCGGGCCGCCGACCGCGACCAATGTCTGGCGCGCGTTCGAATGGCTGACCGGCGAGAAGATCGGCGACCCCGCCGTCGCCGCCAATCGCGAGGAAGCCGCCGCGCCGCTGCCGGTGCCGTCGACTGCGATCTGGAGCCGTTCGGACGGCTTCGTCAACGGCGCGATCTGCCGCGAACCCGACGGCAGCGAATGCCGCGCGATCGAAATCGACGGCGGACATCTGGGCGTCCACATGCATCCCGAAGCGATGCTGGCGATCGCCCGGACGCTGGCGGGGGAAGCGGAAGCCGAATAACGGCGCAAGGCTGCTGACCGCGTCGCCCCTGCGCAGGCAGGGGCCTATCTCTGTGGCGTCCTGCATCCGCGTGGACACAAGAACGGACTGCCCTGTGTCAGACCGTCTCGCGATACGATAGAGACATGAGCCCCTGCCTGCGCAGGGGCGACGAGTAGATTCTCGAACAGTGTCCGGCGGATATTCCGCCCGCGGCAAGCTATGGCCCGGGAACTACCCTCAATCGCACTCGCGCGGGCGGTATCCCTGGCGGCGGTCTTCCTGCGCGGCGCGTTCGCATGCCTCGCGCGCGTCGCGGCCCGCCTGGCGTTCCTCTTCGCGCACGCGGCGGCCATAGTTGCGATCGGCCTCTTCCTGGCTCGTCGTCGTCCAGTCGACCACCTGCGACGTCGCGCGCACGGGCGCCGTCGCTACATTCCACACGGTCTTGGCGACGCAGCCGCCGGTCAGCAGCGGCAGCACGGCAATTGCCGGCATGAGATATTTCCGCATTGGTCCACCCCGTTCATCTCGCGCGGGTCAGCTCCAGTGCCGATGCGCGTCCCTGTACTCCGCGATACGGGTAATCGGTGAAGAAACCATCGACACCGATTGCAATATAGCGTGCAATTTCCCGCTCCATCGCTCCGTCAGGTGAAATTCCGGGTCCGCGCAGCGGCTGCGGCAGGAACATGTTTTCGGCGCGGAAGGTCCAGGGATGGACGCGCAGCCCCGCCGCATGCGCATCTGCGACCAGCGAGGTCGGTTCCCTGTTCCAATCGGGCAGGATCATATGCTTTTCCGGGCCGATGCCGAAGGCATAGGTGGCGATCTCGGCGAGACCCTCTGGCGTGATCATCGCCGCATAGCTTTCCGTGCCGCCATCGGGCGGCGATCCCCCGGGCGCGAGCAGCTGGATGAGACGGACCGAAGTCTCCGCGCGCAAGGCTTTCAGATTGGCGACTTCGAACGACTGGATGAACACCGGCGCCTCAGCGCTGTCCCATCCCGCCTCGCGCAGCGCGGCGAGCAGCGCGGGCTCGAGCGGCAGGCCGATCGACGCGAAATAGCCGGGATGCTTGGTTTCGGGATAGACGCCGATCACGCGTCCCAACTCGGCCGAGCGCCGCTGCGCCAGCGCGATCACTTCGGCGAAGGTCGGGATCGCCGCCTGCCCGTCATAGGCGGTATTGCCCGGGCGCAGCTGTGGCAGCCGCTCCCTCGCGCGCAGCGTGCGCAGTTCGGCGAGGGTGAAATCCTCAGTGAACCAGCCGGTTTCCTGCCGCCCGTCGATTGTCTTCGTCGTCTTGCGGTCGGCGAATTCGGCGTGATCGGCGACATCGGTGGTGTCGGTGATGTTGTTCTCGTGCCGCGCCACGAGCACGCCGTCCTTGGTCGACACCAGATCGGGCTCGATGAAATCGGCGCCCTGATCGATCGCCAGATCATAGGAAAGCAGCGTATGTTCGGGCCGCTCGCCGCTCGCGCCGCGATGGGCGATGACGATGGGCCGGGTTTCGGGCAGGCTGGTCATCACACGCGCTTCCTCGATCGGGGTACAGCCACACAGAAGCCCGGCCAAGGCAAGGATAGCATGTGCAATTCGCATTCCGACAACTCCTCCCGTTGGTGCTGAGCTTGTCGAAGCACCGTTCTTCCTTATCTCTGCCGGCAAAGAAGAAGTACGGCCCTTCGACAGGCTCAGGGCCAGCGGGTTTCCCGTGGCAACGCCCCTGCGCCTAACCAGCCGATATGACGGGAGCACGACAGCCTTGAGCGAAAATGACCGAGTAATCGCCGCCGCGCGCGAATGGCGCGGCGCGAAGATGGCGCTGGCGACGGTGGTGACGACCTGGGGCTCAGCGCCGCGCCCGCGCGGATCGCACATGCTGGTGCATGCGGACGGGCGGTTCGAAGGGTCGGTGTCGGGCGGCTGCGTCGAGACCGATATTCTCGCCACCGCCGCCGAAGTGATCGCGGGCGCGCCTGCCGTCGTGAAGAATTACGGCGTGGCCGACGCCGCCGCGTGGGAAGTCGGGCTGCCGTGCGGCGGCCAGATCGACGTGTTCGTCCAGCCGGTTTCAGCCGATGGCTTCCCGCCCGAGCTGTTCGACGCCATCGCCGATGCACGCGCGGCGGGAAAGACGCTGCCGGTCGCGTTCGATTATCGCAGCGGTCGCGCGGCGCCGGGCGAGAAGGGCGATTTCGTTCATCGCTATCAGCCCCCGCATCGGCTGCTGATCGTCGGCGCGGTGCAGATCGCGCAGGCGCTGGCCGGGCTGGCGCGCGAGCTGGGTACCGAAACAGTGGTGATCGATCCGCGCGGGCGTTTCCTGACCGAGGAGCGTTTCCCCGGGACGACGCTCGACGATCGCTGGCCCGACGAAGCGGTGGAGGCATGGAATCCCGGCGGCGCGACGGCGGTGGTGACGCTGAGCCACGATCCCAAGATCGACGACGCCGCGCTGATCGCGGCGCTCGCGGCCGACACCGGCTATGTCGCCGCGCTGGGATCGCGCAAGAGCCATGCCGCGCGGCTCGAACGACTCGCGGCGGCGGGCGTCGCCGCGACCGATCTCGCCCGGATCGACGGCCCGGCGGGAATCGATATCGGCGCGGTGGGACCCGCCGAAATCGCGCTTTCGATCGCCGCCGGTATGGTCAAGGCGTTTCGCGATGCGCGCTGAGGACGTCGTGCTGATGCTGCTCGCCGCCGGCCGTTCGCGGCGGTTCGGCGATACCGACAAGCTGGAACAGCATTTCCTGCACCAGCCGCTCGCCTTTCACGTCGTCACCGCGCTCGAGGCCGTGCCGTTCCAGGCGCGCGTCGCAGTGGTTTCGGGAACCAGCCTCGATTTCGCCGCGCGCGGCTATCGCGTCGTTCACAATGACACGCCGGAAAGCGGCCAGT
This genomic interval from Sphingosinithalassobacter tenebrarum contains the following:
- a CDS encoding SDR family NAD(P)-dependent oxidoreductase — translated: MSMHILLTGSSRGIGAAVAGSFADTGCRVVGHGTNSGIAADFTQPGAAVSLWERALDSLDGRIDVLINNAGIFEPLPLDSEHDDWVEGWERTMRINLTASAELCRLAVRHWQTTQHPGRIVNIASRAAYRGDSPAHWHYAASKAGMVAMTKTIARGYGHEGILAFAICPGFTMTGMAEDYLESRGGEKLLADIPLGRVAEPDEIARIARFCALEAPPSMTGAVIDANGASFVR
- a CDS encoding 50S ribosomal protein L11 methyltransferase, which produces MSWKVTLPCTRAEAEALQVEDIALADLDPLPVLMTSERVPDDAEQWQLDAYFEEAPGAATIDALKSLVPSSTDAQPVIEEIVEEDWVTISQEGLEPVHAGRFYVHTESNKGDVPEGAHPIRIEASRAFGTGTHETTSGCLIALDALKRRGARFDNLLDLGTGTGLLAFAALHLWPRAHATASDIDPASIEVTRENAGINGVAIGGGAGELALAVASGMQHPLLTQSAPYDLIIANILAGPLVELAPSVADALAEGGTLLVAGLLDRHVDMVARAYRAQGLRLAQRIPRGDWPTLRFVKRTRYGPARTRRLSRGSGEAPGFGSW
- the phhA gene encoding phenylalanine 4-monooxygenase, whose protein sequence is MIQETHVLDRPPEGAAADWTIPQNWDGYTQEDHGVWDTLLERQMKLLPGRAAQAYMNGLEALRLSERGIPNFEELSERLMKLTGWQVVAVPGLVPDDVFFEHMANRRFVAGNFIRRPDQLDYIQEPDVFHDVFGHVPMLADPRFADYLEAYGRGGLRALDLGMLKQLGRLYWYTVEFGLVRDEEGLRIYGSGIVSSSAESRFALESDSPNRIGFDLRRVMRTEYRIDDFQQNYFVIDSFDDLLRQTTETDFAPLYDSIRELPDIPIAAILEKDEVITHGTQEYARSKAEGEAV
- a CDS encoding TIGR02117 family protein, whose translation is MLGIAALFALWNAAALAGTLIPVNAARETPESGIRVFVEDNGVHTGIVIPAQAVGIGWRDLVRPGDLRDPRHAAHGWLAIGWGDRNFYMETPTWWDVRPGRTLAAMAGMGETVLHVEHVPEPSTGPNRRALILTPAEYARLTDFIRASFADLPESWPGYGQHDAFYAAQGSYNLLRTCNNWTGEALREAGVPIGAWTPLSASVMFWMPQPDASSP
- a CDS encoding esterase/lipase family protein — encoded protein: MDTALGIGDVLDAATGCQFAMTKHAPPPRHLFLSELPRAAVTLGSLALSQERLRAAPRGDGRPVLVLPGLGNTDKTTAVLRRWLNRLGYRAYGWELGRNRGARTIGEDALLLEKRLEALFGETGEPVTLIGISLGGIMARLMAHRRTELVREVITVSSPFAGPPTATNVWRAFEWLTGEKIGDPAVAANREEAAAPLPVPSTAIWSRSDGFVNGAICREPDGSECRAIEIDGGHLGVHMHPEAMLAIARTLAGEAEAE
- a CDS encoding glycerophosphodiester phosphodiesterase — protein: MRIAHAILALAGLLCGCTPIEEARVMTSLPETRPIVIAHRGASGERPEHTLLSYDLAIDQGADFIEPDLVSTKDGVLVARHENNITDTTDVADHAEFADRKTTKTIDGRQETGWFTEDFTLAELRTLRARERLPQLRPGNTAYDGQAAIPTFAEVIALAQRRSAELGRVIGVYPETKHPGYFASIGLPLEPALLAALREAGWDSAEAPVFIQSFEVANLKALRAETSVRLIQLLAPGGSPPDGGTESYAAMITPEGLAEIATYAFGIGPEKHMILPDWNREPTSLVADAHAAGLRVHPWTFRAENMFLPQPLRGPGISPDGAMEREIARYIAIGVDGFFTDYPYRGVQGRASALELTRAR
- a CDS encoding XdhC family protein — its product is MSENDRVIAAAREWRGAKMALATVVTTWGSAPRPRGSHMLVHADGRFEGSVSGGCVETDILATAAEVIAGAPAVVKNYGVADAAAWEVGLPCGGQIDVFVQPVSADGFPPELFDAIADARAAGKTLPVAFDYRSGRAAPGEKGDFVHRYQPPHRLLIVGAVQIAQALAGLARELGTETVVIDPRGRFLTEERFPGTTLDDRWPDEAVEAWNPGGATAVVTLSHDPKIDDAALIAALAADTGYVAALGSRKSHAARLERLAAAGVAATDLARIDGPAGIDIGAVGPAEIALSIAAGMVKAFRDAR